A stretch of the Streptomyces ortus genome encodes the following:
- the phoU gene encoding phosphate signaling complex protein PhoU, with translation MRDAYHEELDSIGEGLVEMARLVGSAIGRATTAILDSDLKLAESVIAADQKVDDLQHDLEARAITLLARQQPVATDLRIVVTSLRMSADLERSGDLAQHVAKLARLRFPDRAIPQDLHATILEMGQLAQRLMAKAAEVIITKDVDLALQLEQDDDAMDLLHRTLFQHLLDDRWKHGIETAVDVTLLGRYYERFADHAVSVANRVVYLVTGEHADELQTAPQVEGA, from the coding sequence ATGCGGGACGCGTACCACGAGGAACTTGACTCGATCGGCGAGGGCCTGGTCGAGATGGCCCGCCTCGTCGGCTCGGCCATCGGTCGCGCCACCACGGCGATCCTCGACTCCGATCTGAAGCTGGCGGAGAGCGTGATCGCGGCAGACCAGAAGGTCGACGATCTCCAGCACGACCTTGAGGCACGGGCGATAACCCTGCTGGCCCGGCAGCAGCCCGTGGCCACGGACCTGCGGATCGTCGTCACCTCGCTCCGTATGTCGGCCGACCTGGAGCGCTCCGGCGACCTCGCCCAGCATGTGGCGAAGCTGGCGCGGCTGCGTTTTCCGGACCGTGCCATTCCGCAGGACCTGCACGCCACGATCCTGGAGATGGGCCAGCTCGCGCAGCGGCTGATGGCGAAGGCGGCCGAGGTCATCATCACGAAGGACGTCGACCTCGCCCTTCAGCTGGAGCAGGACGACGACGCGATGGACCTCCTGCACCGCACGCTCTTCCAGCACCTCCTGGACGACCGCTGGAAGCACGGCATCGAGACCGCGGTGGACGTGACGCTGCTGGGCCGCTACTACGAGCGCTTCGCGGACCACGCGGTGTCGGTGGCGAACCGCGTGGTGTACCTGGTGACGGGCGAGCACGCCGACGAGTTGCAGACGGCTCCGCAGGTCGAGGGCGCGTAA
- a CDS encoding cell wall-binding repeat-containing protein: MKIHRRRVLAALGTVVAVAAGMATATPGAVAAEPVTWPAADGKLTFVNGARNVMQTQDPGSSTYTDFLADARQPAWSPDGSRVAYVKDNRVETRRYTGSTLVKIQEQGSMTSVGHPTFLRSGNTVVYSGGGRLRYASSDGSRYAQPLFSTTEDGCDRQPSASVNGLVAFVRTGDTCGSPTGSAIWLWEDTTGGFTKLADSGTNPAISPDGTQVAFVREADGQSRLFVVNTDGTGERQLTFTDAAYAPAWSPTGTRIVVTNGTDEDVAIPRIVDVATGDVTTVALPPGTSSALDPAWQPLRSQSVGRVWGADSYGTNIAASRWTWNTTGQSEPGLIDAKTAVLISKDSPSYALTGQTLAAQKQGPLLMTSKTSVSTAVQTELKRSLKPGATVYLVGNTDILSSAVATKVSSLGFTPKRLSGTSRYSTSVAVAKAVTSSPEYVFIATGTDYHSAIAASAAAGALGTGGRGTVVLNEGNTLSSSVKSYLNSIDPDQTLVIPVGTSAKYALTHTAFSNWPDTFSYYPISGSGHDGTSAELARFWWSSPFQVGLAWTDSWRGGVSASTGMLNYGPVLWTDETTLSETSATYLRQQAAGVNSVIAFGGTGSVSAAELTAAGSAISAGSSLVEYRPYYNGLAPAQATARSAAPGVASDTAQRATGTAAPQPNLDAVRTTNR, from the coding sequence ATGAAGATTCACAGACGCCGCGTGCTCGCGGCACTCGGCACCGTCGTGGCCGTGGCCGCCGGCATGGCGACCGCCACGCCCGGCGCGGTCGCCGCGGAACCCGTCACCTGGCCGGCCGCCGACGGCAAGCTGACGTTCGTCAACGGCGCCCGTAACGTCATGCAGACGCAGGACCCCGGCAGCAGCACGTACACCGACTTCCTCGCCGACGCGCGCCAGCCTGCCTGGTCGCCCGACGGCAGCCGGGTCGCGTACGTGAAGGACAACCGGGTCGAGACCCGCCGCTACACCGGCTCCACCCTGGTCAAGATCCAGGAGCAGGGCTCGATGACCAGCGTCGGCCACCCGACGTTCCTGCGGTCGGGCAACACGGTCGTTTACTCCGGCGGCGGTCGCCTCCGGTACGCGTCCTCGGACGGCTCCCGCTACGCCCAGCCGCTGTTCTCCACCACGGAGGACGGCTGCGACCGTCAGCCCAGCGCGTCCGTCAACGGCCTGGTCGCCTTCGTCCGCACCGGCGACACCTGCGGTTCGCCGACCGGCTCGGCCATCTGGCTCTGGGAGGACACCACCGGCGGCTTCACGAAGCTGGCCGACTCCGGCACCAACCCCGCGATCTCGCCCGACGGCACCCAGGTCGCCTTCGTACGCGAGGCCGACGGCCAGAGCCGGCTCTTCGTCGTCAACACCGACGGCACGGGGGAGCGCCAGCTCACCTTCACCGACGCCGCGTACGCCCCGGCGTGGTCGCCCACCGGCACCCGGATCGTCGTCACCAACGGCACCGACGAGGACGTGGCCATCCCGCGCATCGTCGACGTCGCCACCGGCGACGTCACGACGGTGGCGCTGCCGCCGGGTACGTCGTCGGCCCTCGACCCCGCCTGGCAGCCGCTGCGCAGCCAGAGCGTGGGCCGCGTCTGGGGCGCCGACTCGTACGGTACGAACATCGCCGCGTCCCGCTGGACCTGGAACACCACCGGTCAGAGCGAGCCCGGCCTGATCGACGCGAAGACCGCCGTCCTCATCAGCAAGGACAGCCCGTCCTACGCCCTGACCGGGCAGACCCTCGCCGCCCAGAAGCAGGGCCCCCTGCTGATGACGTCGAAGACCTCGGTGTCGACCGCCGTGCAGACCGAGCTGAAGCGCTCGCTGAAGCCCGGCGCCACCGTCTACCTGGTGGGCAACACGGACATCCTGTCCAGCGCGGTGGCGACCAAGGTCAGCTCGCTCGGCTTCACCCCGAAGCGGCTGTCCGGCACCTCGCGCTACTCCACGTCCGTGGCGGTCGCGAAGGCGGTCACCAGTTCCCCGGAGTATGTGTTCATCGCCACCGGCACCGACTACCACTCGGCGATCGCGGCCTCCGCCGCGGCCGGAGCCCTCGGCACGGGCGGCCGGGGCACGGTCGTCCTCAACGAGGGCAACACGCTGTCGTCGTCGGTGAAGTCGTACCTCAACTCGATCGACCCCGACCAGACCCTGGTCATCCCGGTCGGCACCTCGGCGAAGTACGCGCTCACGCACACGGCCTTCTCCAACTGGCCCGACACCTTCTCGTACTACCCGATCAGCGGCAGCGGCCACGACGGTACGTCCGCTGAGCTGGCGCGGTTCTGGTGGAGCTCCCCGTTCCAGGTGGGCCTGGCCTGGACGGACAGCTGGCGCGGCGGGGTCTCCGCGAGCACCGGCATGCTCAACTACGGCCCCGTCCTGTGGACCGACGAGACGACCCTGTCGGAGACCAGCGCCACCTACCTGCGTCAGCAGGCGGCCGGCGTCAACTCCGTCATCGCCTTCGGCGGAACCGGGTCGGTCTCCGCGGCCGAGCTGACCGCGGCGGGTTCCGCCATCAGCGCGGGCAGCTCGCTGGTGGAGTACCGGCCGTACTACAACGGCCTCGCCCCGGCGCAGGCGACCGCGCGCTCGGCAGCCCCCGGCGTCGCGAGCGACACCGCGCAGCGGGCGACCGGTACCGCGGCCCCGCAGCCGAACCTGGACGCGGTGCGCACCACCAACCGGTAG
- a CDS encoding HAD domain-containing protein, which translates to MNERCADGRPVLFLDVDGPLIPFGGPTERGPEGQLDRLPDGLPGRLPGRPASPGSPTFPASPASPASGNPLLGRLDPTVGRRLLALGCDLVWASTWLDDANEVVAPRIGLPVLPVVRWPDASTSMSTSTVAEEGPRGLHWKTPHIVEWAGSRPFIWVDDEIGDMDRFWVDAQHPGPSLLHRVDPGRGLGDADFVALAGWLGAAVPRA; encoded by the coding sequence TTGAACGAACGTTGCGCGGACGGGCGTCCAGTCCTCTTCCTCGACGTGGACGGACCACTCATCCCGTTCGGCGGGCCGACCGAACGAGGGCCTGAGGGACAGCTCGACCGACTGCCCGACGGGCTTCCCGGGCGACTGCCCGGACGCCCTGCTTCTCCTGGTTCCCCGACTTTCCCGGCTTCCCCGGCTTCCCCGGCTTCGGGAAACCCGTTGCTCGGGCGGCTCGATCCCACCGTCGGGCGGCGTCTGCTGGCGCTGGGATGCGACCTGGTGTGGGCTTCGACGTGGCTGGACGACGCGAATGAGGTGGTCGCGCCCCGGATCGGGTTGCCGGTCCTGCCCGTGGTGAGGTGGCCTGATGCGTCCACGTCCATGTCCACATCCACGGTCGCCGAGGAGGGTCCGCGCGGGCTGCACTGGAAGACGCCGCACATCGTCGAGTGGGCCGGGAGCCGCCCGTTCATCTGGGTCGACGACGAGATCGGCGACATGGACCGGTTCTGGGTCGACGCGCAGCACCCGGGGCCGTCGTTGCTCCACCGTGTCGACCCGGGCCGGGGGTTGGGAGACGCCGATTTCGTCGCGCTCGCCGGCTGGCTCGGTGCTGCCGTGCCGAGGGCATGA
- a CDS encoding AAA family ATPase, whose protein sequence is MIVWLNGTHGAGKTTTSALVQQLIPDSRVFDAEKVGETLMDITPGLPGPGSDNFQHWPPWRPLVVETARRVLDYTGGTLVMPMTVLVEQYWREISAGLAQHGIPVRHFVLHADQDTLRGRIAGDTVLGPDSPFRLHYLEPYAEAARTWLHAEAEVVDTTHLTPAEAAARIAEAVSCP, encoded by the coding sequence ATGATCGTATGGCTCAACGGCACCCATGGGGCGGGCAAGACGACGACCAGCGCGCTTGTGCAGCAACTGATCCCGGATTCACGGGTGTTCGACGCCGAGAAGGTCGGCGAGACGCTCATGGACATCACGCCGGGGCTGCCCGGACCCGGGTCGGACAACTTCCAGCACTGGCCGCCATGGCGACCGCTCGTCGTGGAGACCGCCCGCCGCGTACTCGACTACACGGGCGGCACCCTGGTGATGCCGATGACCGTCCTGGTGGAGCAGTACTGGCGCGAGATCAGCGCGGGCCTCGCTCAACATGGCATTCCGGTAAGGCACTTCGTGCTGCACGCCGACCAGGACACGCTCCGGGGCCGCATCGCGGGCGACACCGTCCTCGGCCCCGACTCCCCGTTCCGTCTCCACTACCTGGAGCCCTACGCGGAGGCGGCCCGCACATGGCTGCACGCCGAGGCCGAGGTCGTGGACACGACGCACCTCACGCCCGCGGAGGCGGCGGCGCGGATCGCGGAGGCTGTCAGCTGTCCGTAA